Proteins from a single region of Nomia melanderi isolate GNS246 chromosome 9, iyNomMela1, whole genome shotgun sequence:
- the LOC116427254 gene encoding uncharacterized protein LOC116427254 isoform X2, with amino-acid sequence MESNSSTPVNLQKLLTPASDSEGIVQSKNRKMFASSYFYAPTHPTVEDQVELARRISHSLSDVKNMKSKGQSMYVNRKKRSVKWIHDGNGMEDMEEPSTPAHRDKIPLKCMMNPHGKVLDIHGIQALGEEVNIEPMPKNPEKLFNIVRDLNTQKGRGAEIFAKRRKRSEKWVVDTDQPQTPGTPGMPKTPMYPRKQEMNGNSKFSSAPFSPLAAEPFDEKPFYNPFTVDLSLNDTNPPTTDRNQYRCNGKECNHLTEVKKIYLREVAVGTDNDFPHEKYRSSVVEKSRRTALEPNNERYSNYHAQSNNYEPPTNASRRNHNKASLARSSFPNRSSATNKDGKSYAKEQRVTERVQINTREKIVNTQRETEETRVDNEGNEYTPVPVKQLIQEFEKTCRPVLQYKQISPKVIPIVQHCSLDNDIARFFETRNSVKYNAEEEHRRASGQQAYEDAMKLQDHRNNGYVSTDDTEYTSDESDSQTNEYGSEEIVYREKSESSSAMNGEQEYSSMYHEEYTNRRRSVTSQEVEDFCGNVADDKYVNTETDVPVEAKSLLLSMIASQEDILQTIKHLRNTPVLDNLLHGVASPDFKLNDACDEDVGKKLYENNGYSGPKLGSVCNLANYNTAPRGWDQSLTYYRPIKFEKPQEIVYSDF; translated from the exons ATG GAGAGCAACAGCAGCACTCCGGTGAACCTGCAGAAACTGCTCACCCCCGCCTCGGACTCGGAGGGGATCGTGCAATCGAAGAACA GGAAAATGTTTGCCTCCTCGTATTTTTATGCACCGACGCACCCGACGGTCGAGGACCAGGTGGAGCTCGCCCGGCGAATCTCGCACTCGTTGAGCGACGTGAAAAACATGAAAAGCAAAGGGCAATCGATGTACGTGAACAGGAAGAAACGATCCGTGAAATGGATACACGACGGTAACG GTATGGAGGATATGGAAGAGCCATCAACCCCTGCCCATAGG gataaaattccattgaaatGCATGATGAACCCGCATGGGAAAGTGTTGGATATACATGGCATCCAAGCCCTGGGCGAGGAAGTGAACATCGAACCGATGCCGAAAAACCCCGAGAAACTTTTTAATATCGTTCGTGACCTGAACACTCAGAAAGGCCGCG GTGCCGAGATATTTGCGAAGCGCAGGAAAAGGTCTGAGAAATGGGTGGTGGACACTGATCAACCGCAAACGCCCGGCACGCCAGGAATGCCGAAAACACCGATGTACCCGAGGAAACAG GAAATGAACGGCAACTCGAAGTTCTCGTCCGCGCCGTTCTCGCCACTCGCGGCCGAGCCATTCGACGAGAAACCGTTTTACAACCCCTTTACCGTGGACTTGTCTCTGAACGATACAAATCCGCCCACAACAG ACAGGAATCAATACCGGTGCAACGGTAAAGAGTGCAACCACTTAACCGAGGTGAAAAAGATTTATCTGCGGGAAGTGGCTGTCGGCACCGACAACGATTTCCCTCACGAGAAATATCGGTCGTCGGTCGTCGAGAAATCACGGCGGACCGCTTTGGAACCTAACAACGAGCGGTATAGCAATTACCACGCGCAGAGTAACAATTACGAGCCGCCGACTAACGCTAGCAGGCGTAATCATAACAAGGCTTCGCTGGCTAGATCGAGTTTCCCCAATAGATCCAGCGCGACTAACAAAGACGGCAAAAGCTACGCGAAAGAGCAACGCGTGACAGAACGCGTGCAGATCAATACCAGAGAAAAGATCGTGAACACACAACGGGAAACGGAGGAGACGCGCGTCGACAACGAAGGGAACGAGTACACGCCGGTGCCCGTGAAACAATTGATACAGGAATTCGAGAAAACTTGCAGGCCGGTTCTGCAGTACAAGCAGATCAGTCCTAAGGTTATCCCGATCGTCCAGCACTGCTCTCTAGATAATGACATAGCGCGGTTCTTCGAGACCCGCAATTCAGTCAAGTACAACGCCGAGGAGGAGCACAGGAG AGCGAGCGGTCAGCAAGCGTACGAGGACGCCATGAAGCTCCAGGATCACCGCAACAACGGTTACGTGTCCACCGACGACACCGAGTACACCAGCGATGAGTCCGATTCGCAAACGAACGAGTACGGCAGCGAGGAGATCGTTTATCGCGAGAAATCGGAGTCGTCGAGCGCGATGAACGGCGAGCAGGAGTACTCGTCGATGTACCACGAAGAGTACACGAACCGGCGCCGCTCGGTTACGTCCCAGGAGGTCGAGGACTTCTGCGGCAACGTCGCCGACGATAAATACGTGAACACAGAGACTGACGTGCCAGTGGAAGCGAAATCGCTGTTGCTCTCGATGATAGCCTCCCAagaggacatcctgcagaccaTTAAACACTTGCGTAACACGCCGGTTCTGGACAATTTGTTGCACGGCGTCGCCTCGCCGGACTTTAAGTTGAATGATGCTTGCGATGAGGACGTAG GTAAGAAGCTGTACGAGAACAACGGTTACTCAGGACCGAAGCTGGGCAGCGTGTGCAACCTGGCGAATTACAACACCGCGCCACGTGGCTGGGACCAGTCTCTCACGTACTATCGACCGATCAAGTTCGAGAAACCGCAGGAGATCGTCTATTCCGACTTTTAG
- the LOC116427254 gene encoding uncharacterized protein LOC116427254 isoform X1 gives MRKAAFDKVSNVQRNISTYESYGIASGNSKDAEYRYNSVNYSNAQEKSFLQRSISADNVVIRSRGFKPSDRHDPVKRNFLEHLTTKILHFDMESNSSTPVNLQKLLTPASDSEGIVQSKNRKMFASSYFYAPTHPTVEDQVELARRISHSLSDVKNMKSKGQSMYVNRKKRSVKWIHDGNGMEDMEEPSTPAHRDKIPLKCMMNPHGKVLDIHGIQALGEEVNIEPMPKNPEKLFNIVRDLNTQKGRGAEIFAKRRKRSEKWVVDTDQPQTPGTPGMPKTPMYPRKQEMNGNSKFSSAPFSPLAAEPFDEKPFYNPFTVDLSLNDTNPPTTDRNQYRCNGKECNHLTEVKKIYLREVAVGTDNDFPHEKYRSSVVEKSRRTALEPNNERYSNYHAQSNNYEPPTNASRRNHNKASLARSSFPNRSSATNKDGKSYAKEQRVTERVQINTREKIVNTQRETEETRVDNEGNEYTPVPVKQLIQEFEKTCRPVLQYKQISPKVIPIVQHCSLDNDIARFFETRNSVKYNAEEEHRRASGQQAYEDAMKLQDHRNNGYVSTDDTEYTSDESDSQTNEYGSEEIVYREKSESSSAMNGEQEYSSMYHEEYTNRRRSVTSQEVEDFCGNVADDKYVNTETDVPVEAKSLLLSMIASQEDILQTIKHLRNTPVLDNLLHGVASPDFKLNDACDEDVGKKLYENNGYSGPKLGSVCNLANYNTAPRGWDQSLTYYRPIKFEKPQEIVYSDF, from the exons ATGAGGAAGGCAGCGTTTGATAA AGTTAGTAACGTGCAGAGAAACATTTCGACATACGAATCGTACGGTATTGCGTCCGGAAACTCGAAGGATGCTGAGTATCGGTACAACAGCGTGAATTATAGCAACGCGCAGGAGAAGAGCTTTCTGCAACGGAGCATTTCCGCGGATAATGTTGTAATACGTTCACGAGGTTTCAAACCCTCCGATAGACACGACCCCGTGAAGAGGAACTTCCTTGAGCATCTGACTACAAAGATATTACACTTCGACATG GAGAGCAACAGCAGCACTCCGGTGAACCTGCAGAAACTGCTCACCCCCGCCTCGGACTCGGAGGGGATCGTGCAATCGAAGAACA GGAAAATGTTTGCCTCCTCGTATTTTTATGCACCGACGCACCCGACGGTCGAGGACCAGGTGGAGCTCGCCCGGCGAATCTCGCACTCGTTGAGCGACGTGAAAAACATGAAAAGCAAAGGGCAATCGATGTACGTGAACAGGAAGAAACGATCCGTGAAATGGATACACGACGGTAACG GTATGGAGGATATGGAAGAGCCATCAACCCCTGCCCATAGG gataaaattccattgaaatGCATGATGAACCCGCATGGGAAAGTGTTGGATATACATGGCATCCAAGCCCTGGGCGAGGAAGTGAACATCGAACCGATGCCGAAAAACCCCGAGAAACTTTTTAATATCGTTCGTGACCTGAACACTCAGAAAGGCCGCG GTGCCGAGATATTTGCGAAGCGCAGGAAAAGGTCTGAGAAATGGGTGGTGGACACTGATCAACCGCAAACGCCCGGCACGCCAGGAATGCCGAAAACACCGATGTACCCGAGGAAACAG GAAATGAACGGCAACTCGAAGTTCTCGTCCGCGCCGTTCTCGCCACTCGCGGCCGAGCCATTCGACGAGAAACCGTTTTACAACCCCTTTACCGTGGACTTGTCTCTGAACGATACAAATCCGCCCACAACAG ACAGGAATCAATACCGGTGCAACGGTAAAGAGTGCAACCACTTAACCGAGGTGAAAAAGATTTATCTGCGGGAAGTGGCTGTCGGCACCGACAACGATTTCCCTCACGAGAAATATCGGTCGTCGGTCGTCGAGAAATCACGGCGGACCGCTTTGGAACCTAACAACGAGCGGTATAGCAATTACCACGCGCAGAGTAACAATTACGAGCCGCCGACTAACGCTAGCAGGCGTAATCATAACAAGGCTTCGCTGGCTAGATCGAGTTTCCCCAATAGATCCAGCGCGACTAACAAAGACGGCAAAAGCTACGCGAAAGAGCAACGCGTGACAGAACGCGTGCAGATCAATACCAGAGAAAAGATCGTGAACACACAACGGGAAACGGAGGAGACGCGCGTCGACAACGAAGGGAACGAGTACACGCCGGTGCCCGTGAAACAATTGATACAGGAATTCGAGAAAACTTGCAGGCCGGTTCTGCAGTACAAGCAGATCAGTCCTAAGGTTATCCCGATCGTCCAGCACTGCTCTCTAGATAATGACATAGCGCGGTTCTTCGAGACCCGCAATTCAGTCAAGTACAACGCCGAGGAGGAGCACAGGAG AGCGAGCGGTCAGCAAGCGTACGAGGACGCCATGAAGCTCCAGGATCACCGCAACAACGGTTACGTGTCCACCGACGACACCGAGTACACCAGCGATGAGTCCGATTCGCAAACGAACGAGTACGGCAGCGAGGAGATCGTTTATCGCGAGAAATCGGAGTCGTCGAGCGCGATGAACGGCGAGCAGGAGTACTCGTCGATGTACCACGAAGAGTACACGAACCGGCGCCGCTCGGTTACGTCCCAGGAGGTCGAGGACTTCTGCGGCAACGTCGCCGACGATAAATACGTGAACACAGAGACTGACGTGCCAGTGGAAGCGAAATCGCTGTTGCTCTCGATGATAGCCTCCCAagaggacatcctgcagaccaTTAAACACTTGCGTAACACGCCGGTTCTGGACAATTTGTTGCACGGCGTCGCCTCGCCGGACTTTAAGTTGAATGATGCTTGCGATGAGGACGTAG GTAAGAAGCTGTACGAGAACAACGGTTACTCAGGACCGAAGCTGGGCAGCGTGTGCAACCTGGCGAATTACAACACCGCGCCACGTGGCTGGGACCAGTCTCTCACGTACTATCGACCGATCAAGTTCGAGAAACCGCAGGAGATCGTCTATTCCGACTTTTAG
- the Noc2 gene encoding nucleolar complex protein 2 yields the protein MKVKSTKSVMKKSKKSVTKKKKDLSEVTTDDFFNQNFENYTSNENNNDDEGSSDDDMNEIQHKKSLMKLKKTDPEFYKYLKENDKNLLEFNVSDDDNNDVSDNDDVETEERHIPDDHLEVASDESDFEGDEDVGATKDVRKITLQLLKRWQQEIQKDKSLKTIRCAVEAFHAALETVAESPDPEELSYKVEGGVVFNGVVQLCILYLPDAFKRYLKLGSENQFQAHKCKRFVKVKGILKSYLTDLIKILQSVTSSNIVTVLLKHLHQMLPYTQSFSSLTKPLLKILLNIWSSGEETVRVVSFLSILRIATTNKVSVLDMLFKAMYVKYVENSKFVSFTTLPGINFMRHSLTEIYLLDNNMAYTHAFLYIRQLAIHLRNAMTLKKKENFQAVYNWQYINSLRFWTELIQSSKTDSALRSLLYPLVQIIIGTIKVIPTPQYYPLRFHCLQMLTDISRDTDTFIPVLPFLLEILNSYDFNKRHKSVSMKPVPFICILRLSKVQLQENGFKDNVIDNVYKLILENAAKDSHTIYFPDLYVPCIIQLKAFLKKCHVANYSRKMKQLLDKIEENRKYIEKERSKRIIDLRNMSEVKNWETQIKTQGTSISKFYESWIKIYQSQKLKMLTKNEDLGEYNLPTLKKSKRAKSDERILEESDDESDFELHIKSNDGKPEKKPEKPVKTKKKKTKISKPTTSDDDLPREMTDIVQDINSDDWD from the exons atgaaagtcAAAAGTACAAAAAGTGTTATGaagaaatctaagaaatctgttacaaagaaaaagaaagatttgAGTGAAGTAACAACGGATGAttttttcaatcaaaattttgaaaattacacTAGCAATGAGAATAACAATGACGACGAGG GAAGTAGTGATGATGATATGAATGAAATACAACATAAGAAGtcattaatgaaattgaagaaGACCGAtccagaattttataaatatttaaaagaaaatgataaaaatctttTAGAATTCAATGTATCAGATGATGACAATAATGATGTCAGTGATAATGATGATGTGGAAACAGAAGAAAGACATATACCTGACGATCATCTAgag GTTGCTAGTGATGAAAGTGATTTTGAAGGAGATGAAGATGTTGGCGCCACAAAAGATGTAAGAAAAATTACATTGCAGTTGTTAAAGAGATGGCAACAAGAAATTCAGAAAGACaa GTCTTTAAAGACTATTAGATGTGCTGTAGAAGCTTTCCATGCTGCATTAGAAACAGTAGCAGAATCTCCCGATCCAGAAGAATTAAGTTATAAAGTAGAGGGTGGTGTAg TGTTTAATGGAGTTGTacaattatgtatattatacttGCCCGACGCATTTAAACGATATTTAAAATTGGGTTCGGAAAATCAATTTCAAGCTCATAAATGTAAAAGATTTGTTAAAGTAAAAGGTATTTTAAAGTCCTATTTAACGGATTTAATTAAG ATTTTGCAAAGTGTAACTTCATCCAACATAGTCACAGTGCTTTTAAAGCATTTACATCAAATGTTACCTTACACACAGTCATTTTCGTCATTGACAAAACCGTTGCTAAAGATTTTACTTAATATTTGGTCAAGTGGAGAAGAAACTGTTCGCGTTGTTTCTTTCTTAAGTATATTACGAATAGCAACTACTAATAAGGTCTCAGTGTTGGATATGTTATTCAAA GCAATGTATGTAAAGTATGTTGagaattcaaaatttgtatcttTCACAACGCTACCAGGAATTAATTTTATGAGGCATTCTTTGactgaaatatatttacttgATAATAATATGGCATATACCCATGCCTTTTTATATATCAGGCAGTTGGCTATTCATTTACGAAATGCTATGACTTTAAAGAAGAAG gaAAACTTTCAAGCTGTATACAATTGGCAATACATAAATTCGTTACGGTTTTGGACAGAATTAATTCAGTCATCAAAGACCGATTCCGCGTTGCGTTCTCTTTTATATCCTCTAGTACAA ATTATTATAGGTACAATAAAAGTGATACCAACTCCACAGTACTATCCCCTCAGATTTCATTGTTTACAAATGTTAACAGACATTTCCAGAGATACTGACACGTTTATACCtgtattaccatttttattagAG ATATTAAATTCTTATGATTTTAATAAGAGGCACAAATCAGTTTCGATGAAGCCTGTACCATTCATTTGTATATTAAGATTGTCAAAGGTACAATTGCAAGAAAACGGTTTCAAAGATAATGTTATTGATAACGTATATAAACTTATTTTGGAAAATGCAGCAAAAGATAGTCACACAATATACTTCCCGGATTTATATGTACCATGCATAATCCAG TTGAAAGCGTTCCTAAAGAAATGTCACGTTGCAAATTACTCTAGAAAAATGAAGCAGTTGTTAGACAAAATTGAAGAGAACAGAAAGTACATCGAGAAAGAGCGCAGCAAAAGAATAATTGATTTAAGAAACATGTCGGAAGTCAAAAACTGGGAAACGCAGATCAAAACGCAAGGAACATCGATATCGAAGTTCTACGAATCATGGATAAAGATTTATCAGTCGCAGAAACTGAAAATGCTCACGAAGAACGAAGACCTAGGCGAATATAATTTACCAACACTAAAGAAATCAAAAAGAGCGAAGTCAGACGAAAGAATCCTAGAAGAGAGCGACGATGAAAGTGATTTCGAACTCCACATCAAGTCAAACGATGGGAAACCAGAGAAAAAACCCGAGAAACCcgtgaaaactaaaaagaagaaaacgaagatcAGCAAACCGACGACGAGCGACGACGATTTGCCAAGGGAAATGACAGACATTGTTCAAGACATAAACAGCGACGATTGGGATTAA